The following coding sequences lie in one Changpingibacter yushuensis genomic window:
- a CDS encoding AAA family ATPase: MKLIHAEIRRYRSIEGPTEFDVEADVTCLVGKNESGKTATLQALYKSRPITTTPFDSGLDYPSHKTREVQGDQPLPVTTLTYELDDDDVAAVEAVLGNDSLASRKITVTTGYRYKVGEWGVTVDESAVTETLRTGLELPQTDMQAASGATTVAELLDVLEGMEGTTPGSDAVIARVKQWRNSDPVLAAIDVLVKRRPVFVYFGDYDVMPGKISIPRLITKRDAADLTKGEEALLALLSLAQVELEDFSSPESHEHLIRQMENASNTISDEIFEYWSQNKNLQVELTVIAKPETGAVQPLDQGPLLQVRVRNLRHRVTVPFDERSRGFVWFFSFLAYFSKLEAEATQPLILLLDEPGLSLHATAQHDLLRFISERLAPHHQVLFSTHSPFMVDPRHFNQVRTVVDDEKLGTVVSADVLRVDGESAFPLHAALGIELTQTLFIGPEVLFVEGPSDVVYLQYLSDQLKLAERTGLDDRWTIVPGGGITKLPAFLTLFGANDITVAVLTDSSAGNAQTITDLRKAGKLYAGGLVEVGDALERDEADVEDLLAPRFYIELVNDAYRGLLKDQPLTTEELSTGPRIVKNVEAAFAQRGINGGHLNHFAPAGALLRRKSLPKATKTVLDRAEALIAAINRYLD; encoded by the coding sequence GTGAAACTGATCCATGCCGAGATCCGGCGTTACCGCAGCATCGAAGGACCCACGGAGTTCGACGTGGAAGCCGATGTCACCTGCCTCGTGGGTAAGAACGAGTCCGGCAAGACAGCGACCCTCCAGGCTCTCTACAAGAGCCGCCCGATCACAACCACCCCATTCGATTCAGGTTTGGATTACCCGAGCCACAAGACACGCGAAGTTCAAGGGGACCAACCCCTCCCGGTGACGACCCTGACCTACGAACTCGATGATGACGATGTGGCGGCAGTCGAGGCAGTTCTTGGTAACGACTCCCTCGCGTCGCGGAAGATCACCGTCACCACTGGCTACCGTTACAAGGTTGGCGAGTGGGGCGTCACGGTGGATGAGTCCGCCGTCACCGAGACACTCCGCACCGGGCTTGAGTTGCCGCAAACTGATATGCAGGCAGCATCTGGTGCCACGACGGTCGCCGAGTTGCTCGACGTGCTGGAAGGAATGGAAGGCACGACACCTGGTAGCGATGCTGTGATCGCCAGGGTGAAGCAATGGCGAAATAGCGATCCGGTCCTTGCCGCCATCGACGTGCTTGTTAAGCGCCGCCCCGTCTTCGTGTATTTTGGCGACTACGACGTGATGCCAGGGAAGATCTCAATCCCCCGGCTGATCACAAAGCGAGACGCCGCAGACCTGACCAAGGGCGAGGAAGCTCTGCTCGCGCTACTCTCATTGGCGCAAGTCGAGTTAGAAGACTTCAGCAGTCCTGAGAGTCACGAGCACTTGATCCGTCAGATGGAGAACGCATCAAACACGATCAGTGACGAAATTTTCGAGTACTGGAGTCAGAACAAGAACCTACAGGTCGAACTCACGGTCATCGCGAAGCCTGAAACTGGAGCGGTGCAACCTCTTGATCAGGGACCGCTGCTTCAAGTTCGTGTCCGCAATCTCAGGCACCGTGTCACGGTCCCGTTCGATGAGCGCTCACGCGGCTTCGTGTGGTTCTTTTCTTTCCTTGCCTACTTTTCTAAGTTGGAGGCAGAAGCCACTCAGCCCCTGATCCTGTTGCTCGACGAACCCGGTCTCAGCCTTCACGCCACCGCTCAACATGACCTCCTTCGGTTCATTTCCGAACGGCTTGCGCCACATCACCAAGTCCTGTTCAGCACTCACTCGCCATTCATGGTCGATCCAAGGCACTTCAACCAGGTCCGAACCGTTGTCGATGACGAGAAGTTGGGCACAGTTGTCTCGGCAGACGTGCTCCGTGTGGATGGTGAGTCAGCCTTCCCACTTCACGCAGCTCTTGGAATCGAACTCACGCAGACCCTCTTTATTGGTCCCGAGGTACTGTTCGTTGAGGGACCATCCGATGTGGTCTATCTTCAATACCTCTCCGATCAACTGAAACTCGCAGAACGCACCGGGTTGGACGACAGATGGACAATCGTTCCTGGCGGCGGTATCACAAAACTTCCTGCGTTCCTCACGCTGTTCGGCGCGAACGACATAACCGTCGCCGTCCTGACTGACTCGTCAGCGGGCAACGCACAGACGATCACCGATCTACGTAAAGCCGGAAAGCTCTACGCTGGGGGACTAGTAGAAGTGGGTGACGCCCTGGAACGCGATGAAGCTGATGTTGAAGACCTTCTCGCGCCTAGGTTCTACATCGAACTCGTCAATGATGCTTACAGAGGTTTGCTGAAAGATCAGCCTCTGACCACGGAAGAGCTTTCCACGGGTCCTCGAATCGTCAAGAATGTCGAGGCGGCGTTCGCCCAGCGCGGGATCAACGGTGGGCACCTGAATCACTTCGCACCGGCTGGGGCTCTGTTACGCCGCAAGAGCCTGCCAAAAGCAACGAAGACGGTCCTAGATCGTGCAGAAGCGCTGATAGCGGCAATCAACAGGTATCTTGACTGA
- a CDS encoding DNA methyltransferase — translation MKFLQELETILKSDERFVTQEGQLLKPRIQDAVSQLDSQLIRLLMASSVLKGHFFKDVDGITIFDQEKFMWVVNSKEFLPDSYTSYRNKIGLSVNDHDLLTSSTEVSLVWPYKDCVLEGGQDKEDEKRDEIFYNETLAPDEIGRLLAPKAFSNATRYTAEGEEHVTEFDEHDNLLIKGNNLLALSSLLERYEGQVKCIYIDPPYYFNAARAEDTFAYNSKFKKSTWLTFMENRLQLARRLLTPDGAIFVQISDDGVAELHLLLKEVFGEENFLNKITVRTKSPSGFASVNAGVFETAEYVLAFGKDKRQWRYNTQYVATEWDNNYKYYVTNKGEAPDEWRIVSIYDYLAEQNGFSSVVKMRGQLGKAAVEEMAAEFALQHNDSVFRYTAISDKAGAQVVAARDASRQAGENIIVIERENQYTVYVNNGQELAFYSKKVRKIDNELVPSMQVTNIWSDTPYEGIAAEGGVTLKGGKKPEKILQRIIALNTNPGDLVLDYHLGSGTTAAVAHKMGRRYIGIEQLDYGNNSPLVRLRKVIHGDKSGVSKSVGWNGGGSFVYVELAEQGEQLMSELRNATTTDEVQLVLDRATERGLLRPSVLPDELATSASEFAELSFDDQKMTVAELVDKNRLYVNAAEVEDADLGLSEADVAFTKSFYQKGE, via the coding sequence TTGAAGTTTCTCCAAGAACTTGAAACTATCCTCAAAAGCGATGAACGTTTCGTTACCCAAGAGGGGCAACTACTCAAACCACGAATCCAGGACGCTGTTAGCCAGCTCGACTCACAACTGATTCGCCTGCTCATGGCCTCATCGGTTCTGAAAGGACACTTTTTCAAAGACGTAGATGGGATCACTATCTTCGACCAAGAGAAATTCATGTGGGTCGTCAACTCCAAAGAATTCCTACCCGACAGCTACACCAGCTATCGCAACAAGATCGGCCTCTCCGTCAACGACCACGACCTACTCACCTCCTCGACCGAAGTCTCCCTCGTATGGCCATACAAAGACTGCGTACTCGAAGGTGGTCAAGACAAAGAAGACGAAAAACGCGACGAAATCTTCTACAACGAAACACTCGCACCAGACGAAATAGGCCGACTCCTAGCCCCCAAAGCTTTCAGCAACGCGACTCGATACACGGCAGAAGGGGAAGAACACGTTACTGAGTTCGATGAGCACGACAACCTTCTCATCAAAGGCAACAATCTGCTCGCCCTGAGCTCACTGCTAGAACGGTACGAAGGCCAAGTCAAGTGCATTTACATCGACCCGCCTTACTACTTCAATGCGGCAAGAGCTGAAGACACCTTTGCTTACAACAGCAAATTCAAGAAGAGCACCTGGCTAACGTTCATGGAAAACCGATTGCAGTTGGCCCGTCGGCTCCTCACTCCAGACGGAGCCATATTCGTTCAAATAAGTGATGATGGAGTTGCCGAACTGCATCTCTTGCTAAAAGAAGTATTCGGCGAGGAGAACTTCCTTAACAAGATCACTGTCCGCACAAAGTCGCCCTCGGGATTCGCGAGCGTAAACGCTGGAGTCTTCGAAACAGCGGAGTATGTTCTTGCGTTCGGAAAGGATAAGCGTCAGTGGCGATACAACACACAGTATGTGGCCACAGAGTGGGACAACAACTATAAGTACTACGTAACGAACAAAGGTGAAGCGCCTGACGAATGGAGAATCGTAAGCATTTACGACTACCTCGCAGAACAGAACGGATTTTCCAGCGTAGTAAAAATGCGGGGACAGCTCGGCAAAGCCGCAGTCGAGGAAATGGCAGCTGAATTTGCTTTGCAGCACAATGACTCGGTGTTCCGCTACACGGCTATTAGCGATAAGGCTGGTGCTCAAGTTGTAGCGGCACGTGACGCCTCAAGGCAGGCGGGTGAGAACATTATTGTTATCGAACGAGAAAACCAGTACACCGTATACGTAAATAACGGCCAGGAATTGGCATTCTATTCGAAGAAGGTCCGCAAGATCGATAATGAGCTTGTGCCTAGCATGCAGGTTACAAACATATGGTCTGATACCCCGTACGAAGGCATTGCAGCTGAGGGGGGCGTTACATTAAAAGGAGGGAAGAAGCCTGAGAAAATCCTTCAACGCATTATTGCTTTGAACACAAATCCGGGTGATTTGGTTCTCGATTACCATCTCGGTTCTGGTACGACGGCTGCCGTCGCACATAAAATGGGCCGCAGATACATAGGTATCGAACAGCTTGACTATGGAAACAACAGCCCTCTTGTCCGATTGCGCAAAGTGATCCATGGTGACAAGTCTGGGGTTAGCAAGAGCGTCGGATGGAATGGGGGCGGCTCGTTCGTCTACGTCGAGCTTGCCGAGCAGGGCGAGCAGCTGATGAGCGAACTGCGGAACGCCACAACTACGGATGAGGTTCAGCTGGTACTCGATCGAGCGACTGAGCGTGGCCTGCTGCGACCATCTGTCCTGCCCGACGAACTAGCAACTTCCGCGTCGGAGTTCGCGGAGCTGTCCTTCGACGACCAGAAAATGACCGTGGCTGAGCTGGTCGACAAGAACCGGCTGTACGTCAACGCCGCAGAAGTCGAAGATGCTGACCTCGGCTTGTCGGAGGCTGACGTCGCGTTCACGAAGTCCTTCTACCAGAAGGGCGAATGA
- a CDS encoding DUF7007 domain-containing protein, producing the protein MSMSASAKERQEQYRKPTGEYGNQPGVNAPGGVSLAPDTLTRDEFARTHSIPGPDEDWTQEALTGGFSKQGWGQLNHATPIATGITICDGESHGGIKLSPERNAHIPKSLRTSSGWYEEDCEFHIVSMCYPEEFSRSTAWTNNRSADEWFEDSSDSVRGWFPNQWEEATGRTIAPGESRLRDEQVFMEETKDAFHLRTCKSDAENPGCLIASLRRPSDDKGVLARVSEEADHRCSHLKAYDETSLDVLSEAVTPVLAEKRIYKGASPDFSHLSPSRRHAAGEALGKLYRYPEGVMSRAEHIATLPVTGREHIGRGYYIAYDQKNDNGTTTTHVTKLPKEAWEAYGHIPERTDVVDDERIAQRGWSVAGFDKAHAAYVASARENGYLTQNGQVSRDAPQEAKDVFEDLRVFGARNWLNS; encoded by the coding sequence ATGAGCATGAGTGCGAGCGCCAAGGAGCGCCAAGAACAGTACCGCAAGCCCACTGGTGAATACGGCAACCAGCCGGGAGTCAACGCCCCCGGGGGCGTGTCTTTAGCCCCAGACACGTTGACGCGTGATGAGTTTGCCCGCACTCATTCCATCCCAGGACCAGATGAGGACTGGACCCAAGAAGCCCTGACCGGAGGGTTCTCCAAGCAAGGATGGGGACAACTCAACCACGCCACACCGATCGCCACCGGGATCACCATATGCGACGGTGAAAGCCATGGCGGCATCAAGCTTTCCCCCGAGCGCAACGCCCACATACCCAAGTCCCTGCGCACGAGCTCGGGGTGGTATGAGGAAGACTGCGAGTTCCACATTGTCTCCATGTGCTACCCAGAAGAGTTCTCCCGCTCGACGGCATGGACGAACAATCGCAGTGCCGATGAGTGGTTTGAAGACTCGAGTGACAGCGTGCGCGGATGGTTCCCCAACCAATGGGAAGAAGCCACCGGTAGAACAATCGCACCCGGTGAGTCTCGCCTACGCGACGAGCAGGTGTTCATGGAGGAAACGAAAGACGCTTTCCACCTGCGCACATGCAAGAGTGACGCCGAGAATCCCGGATGCCTCATCGCCAGTCTCCGCCGCCCATCCGATGACAAAGGGGTTCTCGCGCGTGTGTCGGAAGAGGCAGATCACAGGTGTTCCCACCTCAAGGCATACGACGAGACCTCGCTCGATGTCCTCTCCGAAGCGGTCACCCCAGTTCTGGCCGAGAAGAGGATCTATAAAGGTGCGTCACCCGACTTTTCTCATCTCTCCCCGTCACGCCGGCACGCGGCGGGAGAGGCCCTGGGCAAGCTGTACCGCTACCCAGAGGGGGTCATGAGCCGGGCAGAGCACATCGCCACACTCCCCGTCACGGGGCGTGAACACATCGGGCGTGGCTATTACATCGCCTACGATCAGAAAAACGACAATGGAACAACGACGACCCATGTGACGAAGCTGCCCAAGGAGGCGTGGGAGGCGTACGGGCACATCCCTGAACGGACAGATGTCGTAGATGACGAGCGCATCGCCCAGCGTGGATGGAGCGTTGCCGGGTTCGACAAAGCCCATGCCGCCTACGTCGCGAGCGCCCGTGAGAATGGATACCTGACGCAGAACGGGCAGGTGTCTAGGGATGCTCCGCAAGAGGCCAAGGATGTGTTTGAGGATCTGAGGGTTTTCGGTGCTCGGAACTGGTTGAACAGCTGA
- a CDS encoding helix-turn-helix domain-containing protein, translated as MANEATRAAASATARIVWDTADKFLRICGALDCQMADILEVVPADKDKAEDA; from the coding sequence ATGGCGAACGAGGCAACGAGGGCAGCAGCATCGGCTACGGCCCGGATCGTGTGGGACACGGCAGACAAGTTTCTGCGCATTTGCGGAGCACTCGACTGCCAAATGGCAGACATCCTCGAAGTTGTGCCTGCGGACAAAGATAAGGCAGAAGACGCATGA
- a CDS encoding DUF11 domain-containing protein, giving the protein MSPTTLKRPSRLLAGITALMLTGSALALPVAALAVSNPAETLGAAAQPFYAYVKAGETVSVKVDTAEASWVRDNTGAQTNLVKGKVTELEATSDGVWQIFVGGDRVATSVTPKELQPFDIQVMSGQSEQEGRIWTERLSMLQDGGSSVQDGADLTFWAINDSGYEYKIDLANYNGVNSAIEFDAVGNVEDDSCISSFASAEIAGDGDEWEVRPDCAGKYRLFFEEPSSELPDQATVVNSYSADGANKTVWVKPDPLDAAALVSGTTLSFTQGSNPASLGGTFNISVPERFSGTAILEIDVDGNGSYDDDIDVSHRVAAFDSSTSTSAHWTWDGTDGQGNAINACTATPSARVVFDRVGTVHVLSEDVENRSGGITITKINGDQAGDTTVYWNDSDLGDTYSNADGTQRTRIDVEANRVNNSQTGVDSSAGVHKWSAPTSSSNMSWGDRRMIDDWTYTILPEGTAAASVAVASTLDSCSSLAIEKEAVSTTNITDTTATVQWLVTAHNTSDVTATDVVAADVFPEGIVDGQTEVLNVSAGTFDVETGVWTIGTMEAGGEESLAFTTVVERDKDAETTVTNRVSIANPDNPFGPENEDQCTDDTLNQCDEDTVTIPPTQTATLAIEKKAVSTSDITDTTATVEWLITAHNTSDVTATDVVASDVFPEGILDGQTELVGVSTGTFDTETGEWTIGTMDAGAQATLSFTTVVERDKDANTTITNRVSIANPDNPFGPEDEDQCTDDTLNQCDEDAVTIPPTQTATLAIEKAAVDVTDVTDTTATVEWLITAHNTSDVTATDVVATDVFPQGILDGQTELLDVSVGTFDADAGVWTIGTMEAGQRETLSFTTVVERDKSAETTVTNRVSIANPDNPFGPEDENQCTDDTLNQCDQDTVVIPVTTPETPATPESGGGKGAVTGVAFDETNPALVGLGVLLALGAAGGGVYLYRKNRNHTLSTDDTE; this is encoded by the coding sequence ATGAGTCCCACAACACTCAAGAGGCCTTCCCGGCTTCTTGCGGGGATCACTGCGCTGATGTTGACGGGAAGTGCACTCGCGCTCCCAGTCGCGGCATTAGCCGTTTCAAACCCGGCAGAAACGCTGGGCGCGGCGGCACAACCGTTCTATGCCTACGTGAAGGCAGGAGAAACTGTCTCTGTTAAGGTCGATACGGCCGAAGCAAGCTGGGTCCGCGACAACACCGGCGCTCAGACCAACCTTGTCAAGGGTAAGGTCACTGAGCTTGAAGCCACCTCCGATGGTGTGTGGCAAATCTTCGTTGGCGGTGACCGCGTCGCAACCTCGGTGACACCCAAGGAATTGCAGCCATTTGATATTCAAGTGATGAGCGGACAGTCCGAACAAGAAGGACGCATCTGGACCGAGCGTCTCTCGATGCTCCAGGATGGTGGTTCTTCCGTCCAAGACGGCGCTGACCTGACCTTCTGGGCGATCAACGACTCAGGCTACGAGTACAAGATCGACCTCGCCAACTACAACGGTGTGAACTCGGCTATCGAGTTCGATGCCGTGGGTAACGTGGAAGATGACTCGTGCATCTCTTCGTTCGCCTCCGCTGAGATCGCAGGCGACGGCGATGAATGGGAGGTTCGTCCCGATTGCGCCGGAAAGTACCGGTTGTTCTTTGAAGAGCCGTCTTCCGAGTTGCCTGACCAAGCAACCGTCGTCAACTCCTACAGTGCTGACGGGGCGAATAAGACCGTGTGGGTCAAGCCTGATCCGTTGGACGCGGCTGCGCTGGTATCGGGAACGACACTCAGCTTCACCCAAGGCAGCAATCCAGCATCCCTTGGCGGCACGTTCAACATCTCTGTCCCCGAACGTTTCTCCGGCACCGCGATTCTCGAAATCGACGTTGATGGCAATGGCTCCTACGACGACGACATTGACGTGTCTCATCGTGTGGCAGCATTCGACTCCAGCACGAGCACCTCTGCCCACTGGACGTGGGATGGTACAGATGGTCAGGGCAACGCAATCAATGCGTGCACTGCCACCCCATCAGCTCGCGTCGTCTTCGACCGAGTGGGAACCGTCCATGTCCTGTCTGAAGACGTGGAAAACCGTTCTGGTGGCATCACGATCACCAAGATCAACGGTGACCAAGCCGGAGACACGACCGTCTACTGGAACGATTCTGACTTGGGCGACACCTACTCCAACGCGGATGGAACCCAGCGCACCCGTATCGACGTGGAAGCAAACCGTGTCAACAACTCCCAAACGGGTGTTGATTCATCGGCAGGCGTCCACAAGTGGTCTGCTCCAACCAGTAGCTCGAACATGTCGTGGGGCGACCGACGCATGATCGACGACTGGACCTACACGATCCTCCCTGAAGGAACGGCAGCTGCTTCTGTTGCTGTGGCATCGACACTCGATTCCTGCTCTTCACTGGCCATCGAAAAGGAAGCTGTCTCCACAACCAACATCACTGACACAACCGCGACCGTGCAGTGGCTTGTCACTGCACACAACACCTCGGATGTGACCGCGACCGACGTTGTTGCCGCCGATGTTTTCCCGGAAGGGATTGTCGACGGGCAGACCGAAGTCCTCAACGTTTCCGCCGGCACGTTTGACGTCGAAACGGGTGTCTGGACGATCGGAACGATGGAAGCTGGGGGCGAGGAGTCTCTCGCCTTCACAACCGTCGTCGAGCGCGACAAGGATGCAGAGACCACCGTGACCAACCGTGTGTCGATCGCCAACCCTGACAACCCCTTCGGGCCGGAGAACGAGGACCAGTGCACCGACGACACGCTCAACCAGTGTGACGAAGACACGGTGACGATTCCGCCAACACAGACGGCAACACTCGCCATCGAAAAGAAGGCTGTTTCCACCTCGGACATCACCGATACAACTGCAACTGTTGAGTGGCTCATTACCGCTCACAACACCTCGGACGTAACCGCGACCGACGTTGTTGCCAGCGATGTCTTCCCGGAAGGGATTCTCGATGGACAGACCGAGCTCGTGGGAGTCTCCACAGGCACGTTTGATACCGAAACTGGCGAATGGACCATTGGGACCATGGATGCTGGTGCACAAGCAACCTTGTCGTTCACGACTGTTGTCGAGCGCGACAAGGACGCAAACACGACGATCACTAACCGTGTGTCGATCGCCAACCCTGACAACCCCTTTGGCCCGGAGGACGAGGACCAGTGCACCGACGACACACTCAACCAGTGTGACGAGGACGCTGTCACGATTCCGCCAACACAGACGGCAACTCTCGCCATCGAGAAGGCCGCCGTCGACGTCACAGACGTAACCGACACAACCGCAACTGTTGAGTGGCTCATTACCGCTCACAACACCTCGGACGTAACCGCGACCGACGTTGTTGCCACCGACGTTTTCCCGCAAGGGATTCTCGATGGACAGACGGAGCTTCTCGATGTCTCAGTCGGAACATTCGATGCTGATGCAGGCGTGTGGACGATCGGAACCATGGAAGCCGGACAGCGTGAAACCTTGAGCTTCACAACTGTTGTCGAGCGCGACAAGTCCGCAGAGACCACGGTCACCAATCGTGTGTCGATCGCCAACCCTGACAACCCCTTCGGGCCGGAGGACGAGAACCAGTGCACCGACGACACACTCAACCAGTGTGACCAGGACACGGTTGTTATCCCGGTGACGACACCAGAAACTCCCGCTACCCCCGAAAGTGGTGGCGGAAAGGGTGCTGTCACTGGCGTGGCCTTTGACGAGACCAACCCGGCCCTTGTCGGACTCGGCGTGTTGCTTGCGCTGGGAGCAGCCGGTGGAGGCGTCTATCTCTACCGTAAGAATCGCAATCACACACTCAGCACCGACGACACTGAGTAA
- a CDS encoding DEAD/DEAH box helicase family protein, with amino-acid sequence MSVPTTQDMLLFQQLDLFYDFGNRHELPAHIEQNLAPHIELREYQEHAFSNTLEYLSNENFSKNRQTHLLYHMATGSGKTVMMAGLILHYYSLGYRNFLFFVNQTNIIEKTKANFLDSASAKYLFAESIEIDGMRVPINEVNNFAAADPNAINLCFSTTQKLHMDFLDPKENALTSDDFEDAPVVMISDESHHVNTRTKRATKSEDEEDRSWEYTVISAFLGNRYNVLLEFTATVDLRDRNILRKYKDKIVFDYPLARFRESGFTKDFQNFQSVFDPWGRTLQSLILSEYRRALFADGGVYSKPVVLLKSQRIDDSKAFYDQFFQRLQRLTESEIQDLATDGLMKQAIGYFQEKDPSLRSLRSSIQQGFAEENAIIMNGSTDNSTEKQLAVNSLEDHSNPYRIIFTVDMLNEGWDVLNLYDIVRLYETRQGGKAGKPGAYTIKEAQLIGRGARYFPFLLENESIDRDQADKSVRKYDHDLDSPNRLLETLLYHSKQDSKYITELRLALRETGLLPDEVTEVTYELKSSFKQTDFYHNAMVFSNSREEVSRDGVTQLENRVKSAIYQRDVRHAPSRLVSLFDTATEQTDKSENPKVHTIRRRINEMPLNVTLGSLARYDALRFEALKHYFPHLESTREFITSSDYLGETEITFQSDTVDLTAADLRTGLDIVFRAVASYMAGIKVTYRGTHQFEAKRLNEVLRNKRLQIANPVEGGIGTSQSSDPDSIRRVNLENAEWYVYNDNYGTSEEKSFVKYFSTVVDDLKQRYDEVCLVRNERLAPLAIYSFETGERFEPDFLLFLRRKGQPYQQQQIYVEPKGTHLLETDKWKEEFLLAIEQNAIPHTIYVDNTDYRIIGLPFYNQENRMSEFRDALKAATDI; translated from the coding sequence ATGAGCGTCCCAACTACCCAAGACATGCTCCTGTTCCAGCAACTCGACCTCTTCTATGACTTCGGGAATCGACACGAGCTACCTGCCCACATCGAGCAGAATCTCGCCCCGCACATCGAGTTGCGCGAATACCAAGAGCACGCGTTCTCAAACACGCTCGAATATCTGAGCAACGAGAACTTCTCGAAGAACCGACAGACGCACTTGCTTTACCACATGGCGACCGGTTCAGGTAAGACCGTGATGATGGCTGGCCTGATCCTGCATTACTACTCGCTCGGATACCGCAACTTCCTGTTCTTCGTGAATCAAACGAACATCATCGAGAAAACCAAAGCCAACTTCTTGGACTCGGCTTCAGCGAAGTATCTGTTCGCCGAGTCAATTGAGATCGATGGTATGCGGGTTCCCATCAACGAGGTCAACAACTTCGCTGCCGCCGATCCGAACGCTATCAACCTCTGTTTCTCGACGACGCAAAAACTGCACATGGATTTCCTTGATCCGAAGGAAAACGCGCTCACAAGCGATGACTTCGAGGATGCACCGGTGGTGATGATTTCTGACGAGTCACACCACGTGAATACGCGAACGAAGAGGGCCACGAAGTCCGAGGACGAGGAGGACCGCTCATGGGAATACACGGTCATCTCGGCCTTTCTAGGTAACCGGTATAATGTGCTGCTGGAGTTCACGGCGACTGTCGATCTGCGTGACCGCAACATTCTTCGGAAGTACAAGGACAAGATTGTCTTTGACTACCCGCTGGCGCGATTCCGCGAGTCTGGGTTCACGAAGGACTTCCAGAACTTCCAATCTGTCTTCGATCCCTGGGGAAGGACTCTTCAATCACTGATCTTGTCTGAGTATCGCCGTGCACTGTTCGCTGATGGTGGCGTGTACTCGAAACCGGTTGTTTTGTTGAAGTCGCAAAGGATCGATGATTCGAAAGCGTTCTACGACCAGTTCTTCCAGCGACTCCAACGACTCACCGAGTCCGAAATCCAGGACTTGGCCACCGACGGCCTGATGAAACAAGCCATCGGCTATTTCCAGGAGAAGGATCCGAGCCTACGCTCCCTGCGCTCAAGCATCCAGCAGGGGTTTGCTGAAGAGAACGCCATCATCATGAATGGCTCGACCGACAACTCGACTGAGAAGCAGTTGGCAGTGAACTCCCTCGAAGATCACTCCAACCCGTATCGGATCATCTTCACGGTCGACATGCTCAACGAAGGCTGGGACGTCCTAAACCTCTACGACATCGTCCGCCTCTACGAAACTCGTCAGGGAGGCAAAGCAGGCAAGCCCGGCGCGTACACGATCAAGGAAGCTCAGTTGATCGGGCGCGGAGCGCGCTACTTCCCGTTCCTTCTTGAAAACGAGTCCATTGATCGCGACCAGGCAGACAAGTCCGTCCGCAAGTACGATCACGACCTTGACAGCCCCAACCGGCTCCTTGAAACCCTGCTCTACCACTCCAAGCAGGACTCGAAGTACATCACCGAGCTACGCCTCGCGCTACGTGAAACAGGCTTACTGCCTGATGAGGTCACCGAAGTCACTTACGAACTCAAATCGTCGTTCAAACAGACTGACTTCTACCACAACGCGATGGTGTTCAGTAACAGCCGCGAGGAAGTCTCCCGGGATGGAGTGACCCAACTGGAGAACCGGGTCAAGTCGGCGATCTACCAACGCGATGTCCGCCACGCCCCCTCACGGCTCGTTAGTCTCTTCGATACAGCCACCGAGCAAACAGACAAGTCCGAGAATCCGAAGGTGCATACGATCCGCCGTAGGATCAACGAGATGCCATTGAATGTGACCTTGGGATCGTTGGCGCGTTACGACGCACTCCGCTTCGAGGCGCTCAAGCACTATTTCCCTCACTTGGAATCGACCCGCGAGTTCATCACGTCTAGCGACTACCTCGGCGAAACTGAGATCACCTTCCAAAGCGACACTGTAGACCTCACTGCGGCTGACTTGAGGACTGGCCTAGACATAGTCTTCCGAGCCGTCGCCAGCTACATGGCAGGCATCAAGGTCACCTACCGTGGCACGCATCAGTTCGAAGCCAAACGGTTGAACGAGGTACTACGCAACAAGCGCCTACAGATCGCGAATCCGGTCGAAGGTGGGATCGGAACTAGCCAAAGCAGCGATCCTGATTCCATCCGTCGCGTTAACCTTGAAAACGCCGAATGGTATGTCTACAACGACAACTATGGCACCAGCGAAGAGAAATCCTTCGTCAAGTACTTCTCGACCGTTGTCGACGACCTCAAACAGCGCTACGACGAGGTTTGCCTGGTGCGCAACGAACGGCTGGCGCCGCTCGCCATCTACTCGTTTGAGACCGGCGAACGATTCGAACCCGACTTCCTCCTCTTCTTGCGCCGGAAGGGCCAGCCCTACCAGCAGCAACAGATCTACGTGGAGCCGAAGGGTACGCACCTACTCGAAACCGACAAATGGAAGGAAGAATTCTTGCTCGCCATCGAGCAGAACGCTATCCCGCACACCATCTACGTCGACAATACCGACTACAGAATCATCGGCCTGCCGTTCTACAACCAGGAGAACCGCATGTCCGAATTCCGGGATGCACTCAAAGCCGCAACAGATATCTGA